A genome region from Camelina sativa cultivar DH55 chromosome 10, Cs, whole genome shotgun sequence includes the following:
- the LOC104719050 gene encoding pentatricopeptide repeat-containing protein At4g14050, mitochondrial-like isoform X1, whose protein sequence is MLIPHYLHQLQLCARNRTLTTGKVLHAHIVKLGIDQCCPLANTLVNVYGKCGAAYHALQLFDEMPHRDHIAWASVLTALNQANLSGKTLSVFSSVGLRDGLRPDGFVFSALVKACANLGSIELGKQVHCHFIVSEYSNDDVVKSSLVDMYAKCGLVDSAKAVFDSIRVKNTISWTAMVSGYAKSGRKEEALKLFRELPVKNLYSWTALISGFVQSGKGLEAFSIFTEMRRERVDILDPLVLSSIVGACANLAASIAGRQVHGLVIALGFDSCVFISNALIDMYAKCSDVIAAKGIFSRMRHRDVVSWTSLIVGMAQHGQAEKALAVYDDMVTHGVKPNEVTFVGLIYACSHVGFVAKGRALFQSMTKEYEIRPSLQHYTCLLDLFGRSGLLDEAENLIHTMPFPPDEPTWAALLSACKRQGQGEMGVRIADHLVSCFKPKDPSTYILLSNIYASASLWGKVSEARRKLGDMEVRKDPGYSSVEVRKETEVFYAGETSHPLKEDIFRLLKKLEEEMRRRNGYVPDTSWILHDMDDQEKEKLLFWHSERSAVAYGLLKAVPGTPIRIVKNLRVCGDCHVVLKHISEITEREIIVRDATRYHHFKGGKCSCNDFW, encoded by the coding sequence ATGCTTATTCCTCACTATCTTCATCAGCTCCAGCTCTGCGCGAGGAATCGAACCTTAACCACTGGCAAAGTCCTCCATGCCCACATCGTCAAGCTCGGGATCGATCAATGTTGCCCTTTGGCCAACACTCTTGTCAATGTCTACGGAAAATGCGGCGCTGCTTATCATGCTCTCCAgttgttcgacgaaatgcctcaCAGAGACCACATCGCCTGGGCTTCAGTTCTCACAGCTCTTAATCAAGCGAATCTCTCTGGTAAGACTCTCTCAGTGTTTTCTTCAGTGGGTTTGAGGGATGGGCTGCGACCGGATGGTTTTGTGTTCTCGGCACTTGTTAAGGCTTGTGCTAACTTAGGATCTATTGAGCTTGGAAAGCAAGTTCATTGCCATTTTATAGTCTCTGAGTATTCGAATGACGATGTTGTTAAGTCTTCACTGGTTGATATGTATGCTAAATGTGGATTGGTCGATAGTGCTAAAGCAGTTTTCGATTCTATAAGAGTGAAAAACACCATTTCATGGACTGCCATGGTATCTGGATATGCTAAAAGCGgaagaaaggaagaagctttgaaGCTTTTTAGGGAGTTACCAGTCAAGAATTTGTATTCTTGGACTGCATTGATCTCTGGTTTTGTACAGAGTGGGAAAGGGCTTGAGGCTTTTTCTATATTCACTGAAATGAGGAGAGAAAGAGTTGACATTTTGGATCCGTTGGTCCTCTCGAGCATTGTTGGCGCTTGTGCTAATCTGGCAGCTTCGATAGCGGGGAGGCAGGTTCACGGGTTGGTTATAGCTCTAGGATTTGATTCTTGTGTGTTTATTAGTAACGCCCTTATCGATATGTATGCTAAATGCAGTGATGTTATAGCTGCAAAGGGTATATTTAGTAGAATGCGCCACAGAGATGTAGTTTCATGGACATCGCTTATAGTTGGAATGGCTCAGCATGGGCAAGCTGAGAAGGCATTAGCAGTGTATGATGACATGGTTACTCACGGTGTAAAGCCCAATGAGGTCACATTTGTTGGGTTGATATATGCGTGTAGCCATGTCGGTTTTGTAGCGAAAGGCCGTGCGCTTTTCCAATCAATGACCAAGGAATATGAAATTCGTCCATCACTGCAGCATTATACATGTTTATTGGATCTTTTTGGTCGATCTGGCCTCCTTGATGAGGCTGAGAACTTAATACATACAATGCCGTTTCCTCCAGATGAACCAACTTGGGCTGCTTTACTTAGCGCTTGTAAGCGCCAGGGACAAGGTGAGATGGGTGTAAGAATCGCTGATCATCTTGTAAGCTGCTTTAAACCGAAAGATCCATCAACTTATATACTTTTATCAAACATCTATGCAAGTGCTTCTTTATGGGGAAAAGTATCAGAAGCAAGAAGGAAACTAGGAGATATGGAAGTCAGGAAAGATCCAGGGTACAGTAGTGTCGAAGTCAGGAAAGAAACCGAAGTTTTTTATGCAGGAGAAACATCTCATCCTCTAAAAGAAGACATATTTAGATTGCTTAAGAAGTTAGAggaagaaatgagaagaagaaatggttATGTTCCTGATACGAGTTGGATACTACACGATATGGATGAccaagaaaaagagaagctaTTGTTTTGGCACAGTGAACGATCCGCTGTTGCATACGGATTGCTCAAGGCTGTTCCGGGAACTCCTATACGGATTGTGAAAAATCTAAGGGTTTGTGGAGATTGTCATGTTGTTCTGAAACATATAAGTGAGATTACAGAAAGAGAGATTATAGTTAGAGATGCAACTAGATATCATCATTTTAAGGGAGGGAAATGTTCCTGCAATGACTTCTGGTAA
- the LOC104719050 gene encoding pentatricopeptide repeat-containing protein At4g14050, mitochondrial-like isoform X2, whose product MPTSSSSGSINVALWPTLLSMSTENAALLIMLSSCSTKCLTETTSPGLQFSQLLIKRISLACANLGSIELGKQVHCHFIVSEYSNDDVVKSSLVDMYAKCGLVDSAKAVFDSIRVKNTISWTAMVSGYAKSGRKEEALKLFRELPVKNLYSWTALISGFVQSGKGLEAFSIFTEMRRERVDILDPLVLSSIVGACANLAASIAGRQVHGLVIALGFDSCVFISNALIDMYAKCSDVIAAKGIFSRMRHRDVVSWTSLIVGMAQHGQAEKALAVYDDMVTHGVKPNEVTFVGLIYACSHVGFVAKGRALFQSMTKEYEIRPSLQHYTCLLDLFGRSGLLDEAENLIHTMPFPPDEPTWAALLSACKRQGQGEMGVRIADHLVSCFKPKDPSTYILLSNIYASASLWGKVSEARRKLGDMEVRKDPGYSSVEVRKETEVFYAGETSHPLKEDIFRLLKKLEEEMRRRNGYVPDTSWILHDMDDQEKEKLLFWHSERSAVAYGLLKAVPGTPIRIVKNLRVCGDCHVVLKHISEITEREIIVRDATRYHHFKGGKCSCNDFW is encoded by the exons ATGCCCACATCGTCAAGCTCGGGATCGATCAATGTTGCCCTTTGGCCAACACTCTTGTCAATGTCTACGGAAAATGCGGCGCTGCTTATCATGCTCTCCAgttgttcgacgaaatgcctcaCAGAGACCACATCGCCTGGGCTTCAGTTCTCACAGCTCTTAATCAAGCGAATCTCTCTG GCTTGTGCTAACTTAGGATCTATTGAGCTTGGAAAGCAAGTTCATTGCCATTTTATAGTCTCTGAGTATTCGAATGACGATGTTGTTAAGTCTTCACTGGTTGATATGTATGCTAAATGTGGATTGGTCGATAGTGCTAAAGCAGTTTTCGATTCTATAAGAGTGAAAAACACCATTTCATGGACTGCCATGGTATCTGGATATGCTAAAAGCGgaagaaaggaagaagctttgaaGCTTTTTAGGGAGTTACCAGTCAAGAATTTGTATTCTTGGACTGCATTGATCTCTGGTTTTGTACAGAGTGGGAAAGGGCTTGAGGCTTTTTCTATATTCACTGAAATGAGGAGAGAAAGAGTTGACATTTTGGATCCGTTGGTCCTCTCGAGCATTGTTGGCGCTTGTGCTAATCTGGCAGCTTCGATAGCGGGGAGGCAGGTTCACGGGTTGGTTATAGCTCTAGGATTTGATTCTTGTGTGTTTATTAGTAACGCCCTTATCGATATGTATGCTAAATGCAGTGATGTTATAGCTGCAAAGGGTATATTTAGTAGAATGCGCCACAGAGATGTAGTTTCATGGACATCGCTTATAGTTGGAATGGCTCAGCATGGGCAAGCTGAGAAGGCATTAGCAGTGTATGATGACATGGTTACTCACGGTGTAAAGCCCAATGAGGTCACATTTGTTGGGTTGATATATGCGTGTAGCCATGTCGGTTTTGTAGCGAAAGGCCGTGCGCTTTTCCAATCAATGACCAAGGAATATGAAATTCGTCCATCACTGCAGCATTATACATGTTTATTGGATCTTTTTGGTCGATCTGGCCTCCTTGATGAGGCTGAGAACTTAATACATACAATGCCGTTTCCTCCAGATGAACCAACTTGGGCTGCTTTACTTAGCGCTTGTAAGCGCCAGGGACAAGGTGAGATGGGTGTAAGAATCGCTGATCATCTTGTAAGCTGCTTTAAACCGAAAGATCCATCAACTTATATACTTTTATCAAACATCTATGCAAGTGCTTCTTTATGGGGAAAAGTATCAGAAGCAAGAAGGAAACTAGGAGATATGGAAGTCAGGAAAGATCCAGGGTACAGTAGTGTCGAAGTCAGGAAAGAAACCGAAGTTTTTTATGCAGGAGAAACATCTCATCCTCTAAAAGAAGACATATTTAGATTGCTTAAGAAGTTAGAggaagaaatgagaagaagaaatggttATGTTCCTGATACGAGTTGGATACTACACGATATGGATGAccaagaaaaagagaagctaTTGTTTTGGCACAGTGAACGATCCGCTGTTGCATACGGATTGCTCAAGGCTGTTCCGGGAACTCCTATACGGATTGTGAAAAATCTAAGGGTTTGTGGAGATTGTCATGTTGTTCTGAAACATATAAGTGAGATTACAGAAAGAGAGATTATAGTTAGAGATGCAACTAGATATCATCATTTTAAGGGAGGGAAATGTTCCTGCAATGACTTCTGGTAA
- the LOC104719052 gene encoding selenium-binding protein 2: MATETVLATAVSNGGSKICCKSGPGYATPLAAMAGPREKLIYVTALYSGTGRDKPDYLATVDVDPSSPTYSSVIHRLKMPYVGDELHHTGWNSCSSCHGDASADRRYLVLPGLISGRIYAIDTKTDPKAPSLYKVVEPKEIAEKTGLAFPHTSHCLASGDMLVSCLGDREGNAKGNGFLLLDSDFNVKSRWDKPGNSPLFGYDFWYQPRFKTMISTSWGAPKAFSKGFDLQHVADGLYGSHLHVYSWPEGEMKQVIDLGNTGLLPLEIRFLHDPSKDTGYVGSALSSNMIRFFKNSDDTWSHEVVISVKPLKVENWILPEMPGLITDFLISLDDRFFYFVNWLHGDVRQYNIEDPKNPVLTGQIWVGGLLQKGSPYKAVGEDGNTYQFDVPQIKGKSLRAGPQMIQLSLDGKRLYATNSLFSAWDRQFYPEIMEKGSHIIQIDVDTDKGGLTINPDFFVDFGDEPDGPALAHEMRYPGGDCTSDIWI, from the exons atggcTACCGAAACCGTATTGGCGACGGCAGTGAGCAACGGGGGAAGCAAAATATGCTGCAAGTCTGGTCCAGGTTACGCGACGCCTCTCGCCGCCATGGCTGGTCCACGGGAAAAGCTCATCTACGTCACCGCCCTCTACTCTG GAACGGGGCGAGACAAACCGGACTACTTGGCAACGGTGGATGTGGATCCAAGTTCACCTACTTATTCAAGTGTCATTCACAGATTGAAAATGCCTTATGTGGGAGATGAGCTTCACCACACTGGTTGGAACTCTTGCAGCTCTTGCCATGGTGATGCTTCTGCTGATAGACGTTACCTTGTCTTGCCAGGCTTAAT ATCTGGTCGCATTTATGCAATCGACACAAAGACCGATCCAAAGGCTCCCTCTCTGTATAAGGTTGTAGAGCCTAAAGAGATTGCTGAGAAGACAGGATTAGCATTTCCACACACGTCTCACTGCCTCGCCTCGGGGGATATGTTGGTGTCTTGCCTTGGGGATAGAGAAGGAAACGCTAAAGGGAATGGGTTTCTCCTTCTTGACTCTGACTTCAATGTGAAAAGCAGGTGGGATAAACCAGGAAATAGTCCTTTGTTTGGATATGATTTCTGGTACCAACCTCGGTTCAAGACAATGATCAGCACTTCTTGGGGAGCACCTAAAGCTTTCTCCAAAGGTTTTGATCTCCAGCACGTTGCTGATGGATTGTACGGAAgtcatttacatgtttatagtTGGCCTGAAGGTGAAATGAAGCAAGTTATTGACCTTGGAAATACTGGACTCTTACCTCTTGAG ATTAGGTTCTTGCATGATCCGTCTAAAGATACAGGGTATGTTGGGAGTGCCTTGTCGAGTAATATGATTAGATTTTTCAAGAACAGTGATGATACATGGAGTCATGAG GTGGTTATATCAGTAAAACCGTTGAAGGTCGAAAACTGGATTCTTCCAGAGATGCCGGGGCTTATTACCGACTTCTTGATCTCACTCGATGATCGGTTTTTCTACTTTGTGAACTGGCTTCATGGAGATGTTCGTCAGTACAACATAGAAGACCCTAAAAACCCTGTCTTAACCGGACAGATTTGGGTCGGAGGATTACTACAAAAGGGTAGTCCTTATAAGGCTGTTGGAGAAGATGGTAACACTTACCAATTCGATGTTCCTCAGATCAAG GGGAAATCTCTAAGAGCAGGACCACAGATGATCCAACTGAGCCTCGATGGGAAACGATTGTATGCGACGAACTCGCTGTTCAGCGCATGGGACCGTCAGTTTTACCCGGAAATCATGGAGAAAGGCTCACACATAATCCAAATCGATGTTGACACAGACAAAGGTGGTCTCACCATAAACCCTGACTTCTTTGTAGACTTTGGTGATGAACCAGACGGTCCTGCACTTGCTCATGAAATGAGATATCCCGGAGGAGACTGCACTTCCGATATCTGGATTTGA
- the LOC104719051 gene encoding selenium-binding protein 1-like: MATETEVMAPVSNGGGKECCKYGGPGYATPLAAMSGPREKLIYVTSVYAGTGIEKPDYLATVDVDPNSPSYSSVIHRLPMPFVGDELHHSGWNSCSSCHGDASADRRYLVLPSLVSGRIYAIDTKENPRAPSLYKYVDPKEIADKTGLAFPHTAHCLATGEILVSCLGDEEGNAKGNGFLLLDSDFNIKNRWEKPGHSPLYGYDFWYQPRHKTMISTSWGAPKAFSKGFDLQHVADGLYGSHLHVYSWPGGEMKQLIDLGPTGLLPLEIRFLHEPSKDTGYVGSALSSNMIRFFKNSDETWSHEVVISVKPLKVENWILPEMPGLITDFLISLDDRFLYFVNWLHGDVRQYNIEDPKNPVLTGQIWVGGLLKKGSPVKAVGEDGNTYQINVPQIKGNYLRGGPQMIQLSLDGKRLYATNSLFSAWDRQFYPEIMEKGSHIIQIDVDTDKGGLTLNPDLFVDFGDEPEGPALAHEMRYPGGDCTSDIWI, from the exons atggcgACGGAAACTGAAGTAATGGCTCCGGTGAGCAACGGCGGAGGCAAAGAATGTTGCAAGTACGGTGGTCCTGGTTACGCAACGCCTCTCGCTGCCATGTCTGGTCCTCGTGAAAAGCTCATCTATGTCACTTCCGTCTACGCAG gaactGGAATAGAGAAACCGGATTATTTGGCGACGGTGGATGTGGATCCAAACTCGCCTTCGTATTCAAGTGTTATTCATAGATTACCAATGCCTTTTGTTGGTGATGAGCTTCATCACTCTGGTTGGAACTCTTGTAGTTCTTGTCATGGTGATGCTTCTGCTGATAGACGTTATCTTGTCTTACCATCTCTTGT ATCTGGTCGCATTTATGCGATTGACACTAAGGAAAACCCGAGGGCTCCGTCTTTGTATAAGTATGTAGATCCTAAAGAGATTGCTGATAAGACTGGATTGGCGTTTCCACATACGGCTCATTGCCTTGCTACAGGGGAGATCTTGGTGTCCTGTCTTGGAGATGAAGAGGGGAACGCCAAGGGGaatgggtttcttcttcttgattctgaTTTTAACATCAAGAATAG GTGGGAAAAGCCAGGACATAGTCCTTTGTATGGGTATGATTTTTGGTACCAACCTCGTCACAAGACCATGATCAGCACATCTTGGGGAGCACCTAAAGCCTTCTCCAAAGGTTTTGATCTCCAGCACGTTGCTGATGGCTTGTATGGAAGTCATCTACATGTTTATAGTTGGCCAGGTGGTGAAATGAAACAATTGATTGACCTTGGACCGACTGGTCTATTGCCTTTGGAG ATTAGATTCTTGCATGAACCGTCTAAAGATACAGGGTATGTTGGGAGTGCCTTGTCGAGTAATATGATAAGATTTTTCAAGAACAGTGATGAAACATGGAGCCATGAG GTGGTTATATCAGTTAAACCCCTGAAAGTAGAAAACTGGATTCTTCCAGAGATGCCGGGGCTTATCACCGACTTCTTGATCTCCCTAGATGATCGATTTCTCTACTTTGTGAACTGGCTCCATGGAGACGTTCGTCAGTACAACATCGAGGACCCTAAAAACCCTGTCTTGACAGGACAAATTTGGGTCGGAGGGTTACTTAAAAAGGGAAGTCCTGTTAAGGCGGTTGGAGAAGACGGTAACACTTACCAAATTAATGTTCCTCAGATCAAG GGTAACTATCTAAGAGGAGGACCTCAAATGATCCAGCTGAGCCTTGATGGGAAACGTTTGTATGCAACAAACTCGCTGTTCAGCGCATGGGATCGTCAGTTTTACCCGGAAATCATGGAGAAAGGCTCACACATAATTCAGATTGATGTTGATACAGACAAAGGTGGTCTCACCTTAAACCCTGACTTGTTTGTAGACTTTGGTGATGAACCAGAGGGTCCTGCGCTTGCCCATGAGATGAGATATCCAGGTGGAGACTGCACCTCAGATATCTGGATATGA
- the LOC104719053 gene encoding uncharacterized protein LOC104719053 isoform X3 — MEYYTFTENDEERVSGNHHVKNTWVKERYESDEEDGEVNKLILKEDEETKDMVTSPSGERMMLTSKVRYLNYGALKHDTGAPAASGGGGRALPLPSNRYHRGHPKYYRCRG, encoded by the exons ATGGAGTACTACACATTTACCGAAAACGACGAAGAACGTGTATCTGGAAATCATCACGTGAAGAACACGTGGGTGAAAGAACGTTACGAgagcgatgaagaagatggagaggtGAACAAACTTATCCtaaaggaagatgaagaaactaaGGATATGGTGACATCACCGAGTGGTGAGAGGATGATGTTGACGAGTAAGGTTAGGTACCTCAACTATGGAGCTCTCAAACATGACACGGGGGCTCCGGCAGCTTCCGGTG GTGGAGGAAGAGCCTTGCCTCTTCCGTCGAACAGGTACCACCGTGGCCACCCCAAGTACTACAGATGCAGGGGTTGA
- the LOC104719053 gene encoding uncharacterized protein LOC104719053 isoform X1, producing the protein MEYYTFTENDEERVSGNHHVKNTWVKERYESDEEDGEVNKLILKEDEETKDMVTSPSGERMMLTSKVRYLNYGALKHDTGAPAASGGGGRALPLPSNRYHRGHPKYYRCRG; encoded by the coding sequence ATGGAGTACTACACATTTACCGAAAACGACGAAGAACGTGTATCTGGAAATCATCACGTGAAGAACACGTGGGTGAAAGAACGTTACGAgagcgatgaagaagatggagaggtGAACAAACTTATCCtaaaggaagatgaagaaactaaGGATATGGTGACATCACCGAGTGGTGAGAGGATGATGTTGACGAGTAAGGTTAGGTACCTCAACTATGGAGCTCTCAAACATGACACGGGGGCTCCGGCAGCTTCCGGTGGTGGAGGAAGAGCCTTGCCTCTTCCGTCGAACAGGTACCACCGTGGCCACCCCAAGTACTACAGATGCAGGGGTTGA
- the LOC104719053 gene encoding uncharacterized protein LOC104719053 isoform X2, with product MEYYTFTENDEERVSGNHHVKNTWVKERYESDEEDGEVNKLILKEDEETKDMVTSPSGERMMLTSKVRYLNYGALKHDTGAPAASGGGGRALPLPSNRYHRGHPKYYRCRG from the exons ATGGAGTACTACACATTTACCGAAAACGACGAAGAACGTGTATCTGGAAATCATCACGTGAAGAACACGTGGGTGAAAGAACGTTACGAgagcgatgaagaagatggagaggtGAACAAACTTATCCtaaaggaagatgaagaaactaaGGATATGGTGACATCACCGAGTGGTGAGAGGATGATGTTGACGAGTAAGGTTAGGTACCTCAACTATGGAGCTCTCAAAC ATGACACGGGGGCTCCGGCAGCTTCCGGTGGTGGAGGAAGAGCCTTGCCTCTTCCGTCGAACAGGTACCACCGTGGCCACCCCAAGTACTACAGATGCAGGGGTTGA